AATTTTTAGTTGTATGCTCACCTTGTACTTGCTTCGTTTCCTGTATGGCGGGTTGAATATGAGCAAGCAGTGTGGTAATGTTACCGAGTTTCTCTCCGTCAATGGCGGCTTTCACCGCTCCACAAGCTTCATGACCCAATACCACTATAAGTTTGGAGCCAGCTACCTTACAGGCATATTCCATGCTGCCCAAAATGTCTTCGTCAATAATATTGCCTGCTACACGACCTACAAATACATCACCAATGCCTTTGTCAAAAACAGCTTCCACTGGTATCCGGCTGTCGATGCAGGAAAGTACAAAGGCTTCGGGATACTGGCCTTCTGCGGTCTCGCGCATCATGGCAGTGTCGTCTTTTAGCGTCAATTGATTATGCTGGTATTTCTGATTACCATCTTGTAACTCTTGAATGATCTTTTCAGGTGTGAGCTCTTGTTGATTAGCGGCGGTCAATACTTTTTTTCTTACTTCAGCAGCATGTGAGCTACTCTCTTGCAGTTCACTTTTAGCAGTGCTATTGTTCTGCTTATGATCGGTATTGCCGCAGGCTGCTAATACCTGTTGAAGTGTAAAAGCAATAAGGATGTAGAAACTAATTTTTCTCATGGCTACCTATTTAGCCAATGCTTATTACCCTATTTTAAAGCGGTTGTGCATTTGATAGTAAGCATTCTTGGCTGTTAACAAAGCAGATCATAAGGCGCTTTCTTTTAGCCTAGAAGGGTAGACGGAGCGTAGGACAGCATTCACATTTTGCGGTCATTTTGCAAGTTGCAAAACGAACAAGATGTAGCAAAAAAACCAGCCGCTAATTCTGCAAATACTTATAATGTTG
This genomic interval from Flavisolibacter tropicus contains the following:
- a CDS encoding carbonic anhydrase family protein; this translates as MRKISFYILIAFTLQQVLAACGNTDHKQNNSTAKSELQESSSHAAEVRKKVLTAANQQELTPEKIIQELQDGNQKYQHNQLTLKDDTAMMRETAEGQYPEAFVLSCIDSRIPVEAVFDKGIGDVFVGRVAGNIIDEDILGSMEYACKVAGSKLIVVLGHEACGAVKAAIDGEKLGNITTLLAHIQPAIQETKQVQGEHTTKNSAFVEAVVKENVRNSIEVIRAKSPVLKEMIDKGEIKIIGGYYSLHNGAVSFFNE